In Paenibacillus hexagrammi, the following are encoded in one genomic region:
- a CDS encoding nucleotidyltransferase domain-containing protein, whose amino-acid sequence MNEYRQQIQEQLHRIEREEQVRILFACESGSRAWGFPSKDSDYDVRFLYVRPVDWYLSIFEKRDVIEYPISDQLDINGWDLKKALNLFRKSNPPLLEWLQSPIHYLEKFSVTQKIREMSPLTFSPKSCVYHYLHMAKGNFREYLQGDQVKIKKYFYVLRPILACQWVETKGTMPPMEFEVLVDELLPESKLKQEVYSLLERKKSGIELDYEPKIVDLNEYLERQIAYFEETAKQIPAAGEKQDEALDGLFREALREVWGE is encoded by the coding sequence ATGAACGAATATAGACAACAAATTCAGGAGCAACTGCATCGGATCGAGCGTGAGGAGCAGGTACGCATCCTCTTCGCCTGCGAATCAGGCAGCAGAGCTTGGGGCTTCCCTTCTAAGGACAGCGATTATGATGTGAGATTCCTTTATGTGAGGCCGGTTGATTGGTACTTATCTATTTTCGAAAAGAGAGATGTGATTGAATACCCGATCAGCGATCAATTGGATATTAACGGATGGGATTTGAAGAAGGCACTCAATCTGTTCCGCAAATCGAATCCGCCGCTGCTTGAATGGCTGCAATCGCCGATTCATTATCTGGAGAAATTCTCAGTCACTCAGAAGATCAGAGAGATGTCTCCACTAACATTTTCGCCAAAGTCCTGCGTCTATCACTACCTGCATATGGCCAAAGGAAATTTTCGTGAGTATTTGCAGGGCGATCAGGTGAAAATCAAAAAATACTTTTATGTACTGCGTCCGATTCTGGCCTGTCAATGGGTCGAGACGAAAGGTACGATGCCGCCTATGGAGTTTGAGGTTCTGGTAGACGAATTGCTGCCCGAATCGAAGCTGAAGCAGGAAGTATATTCATTGCTAGAGAGAAAGAAGTCTGGCATTGAGCTGGACTACGAACCGAAAATTGTAGATCTGAATGAATACCTGGAGCGTCAGATTGCTTATTTTGAAGAAACCGCTAAACAAATCCCGGCCGCAGGAGAGAAGCAGGATGAAGCATTAGATGGCTTGTTCCGTGAGGCACTAAGGGAGGTTTGGGGGGAATAG
- a CDS encoding GNAT family N-acetyltransferase, which produces MLEIRQLKQEEFDFLLDMHYESVHMVEDKPTREELLGTPSMKKYHENWGKRGDRALVAVDGGKAVGAAWYRLFSKANPGYGYLDENTPELGIAIRPDGQQKGVGTLLMNQLIEQARADGYPALSLSVDPETLGL; this is translated from the coding sequence ATGTTAGAGATTCGACAACTGAAACAGGAAGAGTTTGACTTTTTATTGGATATGCATTATGAATCTGTTCACATGGTAGAGGACAAGCCGACAAGAGAAGAGCTTCTAGGTACTCCCAGTATGAAAAAGTACCACGAGAACTGGGGGAAACGGGGAGACAGAGCGCTGGTCGCTGTTGACGGCGGTAAAGCAGTAGGTGCTGCATGGTATCGATTATTTAGTAAAGCCAATCCCGGTTATGGATATTTGGATGAAAACACGCCTGAGCTCGGCATTGCCATTCGACCGGATGGCCAGCAAAAGGGGGTTGGAACCTTGCTTATGAACCAACTGATTGAGCAAGCTCGAGCTGATGGGTATCCAGCACTCTCTTTGAGTGTAGATCCGGAAACGTTAGGGCTGTAA
- a CDS encoding nicotinate phosphoribosyltransferase produces MSYDNLTLHTDKYQINMMYAHWIQGSLNEKAVFEVYFRKLPFGNGYAVFAGLERIVQYIQSLSFGEEEIAYLQSQEENYKEEFLEELRKFQFTGNLNAVQEGTLVFPNEPLIRVEARIFEAQLIETAVLNFMNYQTLIATKASRIKQVAPHDILLEFGTRRAQEADAAIWGARAAYLAGFHATSNMRAGMLFGIPAKGTHAHAWVQAHDSEEEAFRKYAESLPDQVTLLVDTYDTLKSGVPNAIRIARHLESMGKRMNGIRLDSGDLAYLSQQARKMLDEAGFPYVQIVASNDLDENIIFNLKGQEARIDVWGVGTQLITAADQPALGGVYKLVAREKDGEYAPVIKISGNPEKVSNPGFKHVYRIINRQTGKAEADYLALQHEQDIINGTKIKLFDPIHPYIHKFIDNYDAVPLLQPIFEDGRLVYELPALKQIREYHENQKKLFWPQYLRKLNPEMYRVNLSSAAWQLKMDLIHEHQM; encoded by the coding sequence ATGAGCTATGACAATCTAACGCTTCATACGGATAAATATCAGATCAATATGATGTATGCCCATTGGATTCAGGGCTCGCTGAATGAGAAGGCAGTGTTTGAGGTGTACTTCCGCAAGCTGCCCTTCGGCAACGGATATGCGGTTTTCGCAGGCTTGGAACGAATCGTACAATACATCCAAAGCTTATCGTTCGGTGAAGAAGAAATTGCTTACTTGCAATCTCAGGAGGAAAATTATAAAGAAGAGTTTCTCGAAGAGCTTAGAAAATTCCAGTTCACAGGAAATTTGAACGCGGTACAGGAAGGTACACTTGTATTTCCTAACGAGCCATTGATTCGTGTAGAAGCGAGAATATTCGAAGCGCAGCTGATTGAAACGGCCGTACTGAATTTTATGAACTATCAGACTCTCATAGCGACGAAAGCTTCCCGTATCAAGCAAGTGGCGCCTCATGATATTTTGCTGGAGTTCGGTACTAGACGTGCGCAAGAAGCGGATGCCGCAATCTGGGGAGCAAGGGCTGCATATTTAGCAGGGTTCCATGCTACCTCCAATATGAGGGCCGGCATGCTGTTCGGCATACCTGCCAAAGGTACGCACGCGCATGCTTGGGTTCAGGCTCATGACTCGGAAGAAGAGGCTTTCCGTAAATATGCGGAGTCGCTGCCGGATCAAGTTACGCTGCTCGTGGATACGTACGATACGCTAAAAAGCGGAGTTCCTAATGCGATCCGAATTGCTCGACATTTGGAGAGTATGGGAAAACGTATGAACGGGATTCGCCTTGACAGCGGCGACTTGGCCTATTTGTCGCAGCAAGCCCGAAAGATGCTGGATGAAGCGGGATTTCCGTATGTGCAGATCGTGGCATCGAATGACTTGGATGAGAACATTATTTTCAACCTGAAAGGTCAAGAAGCGCGCATCGATGTGTGGGGGGTGGGGACGCAGTTGATTACCGCGGCGGACCAACCCGCGCTCGGCGGAGTATACAAGCTCGTAGCCCGGGAAAAAGACGGAGAGTATGCGCCGGTCATTAAAATATCAGGCAATCCCGAGAAAGTATCAAATCCCGGCTTCAAGCATGTGTACCGGATCATTAACCGCCAAACGGGTAAAGCGGAAGCGGACTATCTGGCTCTGCAGCATGAGCAGGACATTATCAATGGTACGAAGATCAAGCTGTTTGATCCGATTCATCCTTATATTCATAAATTTATTGATAATTATGATGCGGTGCCGCTGCTGCAGCCGATTTTCGAAGACGGAAGGCTCGTATATGAGCTCCCGGCGCTAAAGCAAATCCGCGAATATCACGAGAACCAGAAGAAGCTGTTCTGGCCGCAATATTTGCGCAAATTAAATCCGGAAATGTATCGGGTCAATCTCAGCTCGGCAGCATGGCAGCTGAAGATGGATTTGATTCACGAACATCAAATGTGA
- a CDS encoding N-acyl amino acid synthase FeeM domain-containing protein produces MPEIDRYRFYEAAGPMRERAICLHHLRYREVGFFKEDEEDPYEVDSIYFVAEAAKESKIVGVTRLILTQLDELPTMKYFSLFDLEKAKLKNLDRLRYAEISAFTKLPEHDVGMGLIRTVLQYSKVTGVTHWICCIDERVYKYMHRMFKFPFKVVGAPKIYLGSTSIPCVLNLAECLATLETHRPMLHQYLTNDTHQPLEVVQS; encoded by the coding sequence ATGCCAGAAATTGATCGCTATCGTTTCTATGAAGCTGCGGGTCCAATGAGGGAACGCGCCATCTGTCTCCATCATCTTCGATACCGTGAGGTCGGGTTCTTTAAAGAAGACGAAGAAGATCCTTACGAAGTTGACTCTATTTATTTTGTCGCAGAGGCTGCAAAAGAGTCTAAGATTGTCGGAGTGACCCGGCTTATTCTAACCCAATTAGATGAGCTGCCCACAATGAAGTACTTCTCTCTATTTGACTTGGAAAAAGCCAAGCTTAAAAATTTGGATCGGCTTCGTTACGCGGAAATCAGCGCCTTCACGAAACTGCCTGAGCATGATGTTGGAATGGGTCTCATTCGAACCGTTCTGCAATACTCCAAAGTAACTGGAGTTACTCATTGGATCTGCTGTATCGATGAAAGAGTGTACAAATATATGCACCGCATGTTCAAGTTTCCTTTTAAGGTGGTAGGAGCACCTAAAATTTACTTGGGCTCTACCAGTATTCCATGCGTGTTAAATCTCGCAGAATGCTTGGCTACTCTGGAAACTCACCGCCCCATGCTTCACCAATATTTAACGAATGACACTCATCAACCCTTGGAGGTCGTGCAATCGTGA
- a CDS encoding cysteine hydrolase family protein — protein sequence MKALVVIDYTVDFVTGKLPCGDPAIAIEQRIVELTEQFIRQGDFVVMAVDLHDDMDSYHPEHKLFPPHNIRGTEGRHLYGELQYAYQENAEHIYWMDKTRYSAFCGTDMELQFRARGITEVHLIGVCTDICVLHTAVDAYNKGFSIVIHEDAVASFNGQGHDWALGHFQHVLGARVITKDGAEGTE from the coding sequence ATGAAAGCACTTGTTGTCATTGACTATACGGTGGATTTTGTTACAGGTAAACTTCCTTGTGGAGATCCTGCCATTGCAATTGAACAGCGAATCGTCGAGTTAACCGAGCAGTTTATCAGACAAGGCGATTTTGTCGTCATGGCTGTTGATTTACATGATGATATGGATTCGTATCACCCGGAACACAAGCTCTTTCCACCGCACAATATTAGAGGGACGGAAGGACGTCATCTATATGGAGAGCTACAATACGCCTATCAAGAGAATGCAGAGCACATATATTGGATGGATAAAACAAGATACAGCGCATTTTGCGGAACGGATATGGAGCTGCAGTTCAGGGCTCGAGGTATAACAGAGGTTCATCTTATTGGTGTGTGCACAGATATATGCGTGCTGCATACAGCTGTGGATGCGTATAACAAGGGATTCAGTATTGTCATTCACGAAGATGCGGTGGCCTCCTTTAACGGGCAGGGGCATGACTGGGCATTGGGACATTTTCAACATGTGCTGGGAGCTCGTGTTATTACTAAAGATGGAGCGGAGGGAACGGAATGA
- a CDS encoding ThiF family adenylyltransferase: protein MNEQFSRNLGIMTEEEILTLQKSTISIAGCGCIGGFSAELLVRMGIGKVKLADPDVFDVSNINRQCAAAHDTVGMSKVEALRNHLLRINPNLIIEEYTSGVTADNIQAFLTGADYVIDAIDYFEFPVSLMLHQAARKEQLHIITAVALGFGTSVLTFSPSGMTLEEYLGLPSDLSPEEVRNLTFPAGNYTSSLPSYATQEKIAGWIQSRTIPTISVGQALGPGVLVSQLVLHLLNRKQPLLVPDKFELQFEQ from the coding sequence GTGAACGAACAATTTAGCCGAAATCTCGGAATTATGACCGAAGAAGAAATTCTTACTTTGCAAAAAAGCACCATCTCCATCGCGGGATGCGGCTGTATTGGCGGATTTTCCGCTGAACTTCTAGTGAGAATGGGGATAGGCAAAGTAAAGCTTGCCGACCCCGACGTCTTTGATGTTTCCAATATCAACAGACAGTGTGCCGCAGCTCACGATACGGTTGGAATGTCGAAGGTAGAAGCGCTGAGAAATCACCTGCTGCGAATTAATCCGAATCTGATCATCGAAGAGTATACATCCGGCGTCACTGCGGACAACATTCAAGCCTTTTTAACAGGGGCGGACTATGTCATTGATGCCATTGATTATTTTGAGTTCCCGGTTTCGCTCATGCTTCATCAAGCCGCTAGAAAGGAGCAGCTGCACATCATTACTGCAGTCGCACTGGGATTTGGCACCTCCGTGCTTACCTTCTCTCCTTCAGGTATGACGCTGGAGGAATATTTGGGGCTGCCAAGCGACCTCTCTCCGGAAGAAGTAAGGAATCTTACATTTCCAGCCGGAAATTACACTAGCTCGCTTCCTTCCTATGCGACACAAGAGAAAATCGCCGGATGGATTCAATCCAGAACGATTCCTACCATCAGCGTAGGACAAGCCTTAGGCCCAGGCGTGCTGGTCTCTCAGCTCGTCTTGCATCTATTAAATCGCAAGCAGCCCTTGCTGGTTCCCGATAAGTTCGAACTGCAGTTCGAGCAGTAA
- a CDS encoding S-layer homology domain-containing protein: MKRLSKQVLTSAILASFVLGSSYTIHNQAFAAETNAQSNVQADTMKQGDQGRGPGGGMGFHGGDLFKETATLFGIEQSELMETLQEGKTLVQIAEGYGLTEDEYLEKLTAAITASMNSEVTAGTMTQDQADQMLEGMADRLKQQIENNAFGDRIGGAPDSSGKKQPPGNRPDSTATNPESSNAAADDASSDTLTDIHNHWAVSSIRHLVAKGILQGDSNHKFNPDNAVSREELAAMITRSFHLESSSDANTSANGSDSADFTDVPHDRWSYETIEASKDFFTSQSDASGKRSFQPAEGAKREDVAVTLVKVLLKQDSSLSLLDADSADKLLSEQFKDADSIPAELRPYVATAVQAGWIQGDDQGNFAPQKTISRAEIATLLDRLIGSEDSTSANAE, translated from the coding sequence ATGAAAAGACTAAGTAAACAAGTTCTGACAAGCGCCATCCTTGCCTCATTCGTCTTAGGCTCCTCGTACACCATACATAATCAAGCTTTTGCAGCCGAGACGAACGCGCAATCCAATGTACAGGCGGATACGATGAAGCAGGGTGATCAGGGACGCGGTCCAGGCGGTGGCATGGGATTCCATGGCGGTGATCTGTTCAAGGAAACTGCCACTTTATTCGGCATTGAACAAAGCGAACTCATGGAAACGCTGCAAGAAGGAAAAACTCTGGTGCAAATCGCTGAAGGTTACGGACTTACGGAAGATGAATACCTGGAGAAGCTGACAGCAGCTATAACAGCATCGATGAACAGCGAGGTAACTGCAGGCACAATGACGCAGGATCAAGCAGATCAGATGCTCGAGGGTATGGCGGATCGGTTGAAGCAGCAGATCGAGAATAACGCCTTCGGCGATAGGATTGGCGGAGCACCGGATTCCAGCGGTAAGAAGCAGCCCCCTGGTAACCGTCCTGATTCAACCGCTACGAATCCCGAAAGCTCCAACGCAGCAGCTGATGATGCTTCAAGTGATACTTTGACGGATATTCATAATCACTGGGCCGTCTCATCAATCCGACATTTGGTCGCCAAAGGAATTCTGCAAGGCGATTCCAATCATAAATTTAATCCTGATAATGCCGTGTCGAGAGAAGAGCTGGCTGCCATGATCACTCGCAGCTTTCATCTGGAAAGCAGCTCCGATGCAAATACAAGTGCAAACGGATCAGACAGTGCTGACTTTACAGACGTTCCACATGATCGTTGGTCCTATGAAACCATTGAAGCTTCCAAAGACTTCTTTACTTCTCAATCCGACGCTAGCGGAAAACGAAGCTTCCAGCCTGCTGAGGGAGCCAAGCGCGAGGACGTAGCGGTCACTTTAGTCAAAGTTCTGCTGAAGCAAGATAGCTCTTTAAGCTTACTGGATGCGGATTCAGCCGATAAGCTCTTATCAGAGCAATTCAAAGACGCAGACAGCATTCCGGCCGAGCTTCGCCCTTACGTTGCGACCGCTGTACAAGCAGGCTGGATTCAAGGTGACGATCAAGGAAACTTCGCACCTCAGAAGACAATCTCCCGCGCTGAAATCGCGACGCTTCTGGACCGCCTGATAGGCAGCGAAGACAGCACTTCCGCCAATGCGGAGTAG
- a CDS encoding RtcB family protein, which yields MNQDYYREVQLPSGVVHVYAGPELFQSLDYKVFEMANNNLQIPNQAYMSYTPDVHVGIGTCIGTTAVWKMQSGYVSPSIVGSDIGCGMRVHLTNLHKDELREVKLRRKLVKAIEKYVPVEDHARGHFSDIRLEHVVTKGLHGLPKKYVPDGYSPRKATSLTHVERSRFHLDEDALNLFPERVWHRAHRQLGTLGNGNHFAEIQYVEIAEDQRSLAEEWGLFDGQVIIMIHSGSRAWGGSVSQYCTSNMVKMMHAAGLGTADPRLAFAPLEHPVAQSYVNLMYSALNYAVVNRHLIAYAIREACRDVFGSKFEMKTLYDLMHNYACEEEHEGEAFFVHRKGATRALPAGHTDNPDPFLSTGHPALIPGSMGTSSYIMVGADEGKNNFYSICHGAGRIRSRSATKRLVTLKEFSSVLRVGEDDEIVVNQKSLESMIDESPQAYKDVDQIIESVVGAGLARVVAKCKPMAAVKGI from the coding sequence ATGAATCAAGATTATTATAGAGAAGTGCAGCTTCCTTCCGGGGTTGTGCACGTGTATGCAGGTCCGGAGCTATTCCAGTCTTTGGATTATAAAGTGTTTGAAATGGCTAATAACAATTTGCAAATCCCGAATCAAGCTTATATGAGCTATACACCGGACGTTCATGTCGGAATAGGAACATGCATCGGAACGACAGCGGTGTGGAAGATGCAGAGTGGGTATGTATCTCCTTCGATTGTCGGCAGTGATATCGGATGCGGTATGAGAGTACACTTGACGAATTTGCACAAAGATGAATTGAGAGAGGTTAAGCTTCGCCGCAAGCTGGTAAAAGCGATCGAGAAATATGTGCCGGTGGAAGACCATGCACGTGGACATTTCTCCGATATTCGTTTGGAGCATGTCGTGACGAAAGGCTTGCATGGACTGCCGAAAAAATATGTGCCTGACGGGTATAGTCCCCGTAAGGCTACCTCCCTGACTCACGTCGAACGAAGCAGGTTTCATCTGGATGAGGACGCTTTGAATCTGTTCCCCGAACGGGTGTGGCACCGCGCGCATCGACAGTTGGGTACGCTTGGCAACGGGAACCACTTCGCTGAGATTCAATATGTAGAGATTGCGGAGGATCAGCGAAGCCTTGCAGAGGAATGGGGCCTCTTCGACGGTCAGGTAATCATCATGATCCACTCCGGATCACGCGCTTGGGGTGGTTCGGTGAGCCAGTACTGTACCAGCAACATGGTAAAAATGATGCACGCAGCTGGGCTAGGCACCGCTGACCCCAGACTGGCATTCGCACCCTTGGAGCATCCCGTTGCACAGTCTTATGTGAATTTGATGTACTCCGCTTTGAACTATGCCGTAGTGAACCGGCATTTGATAGCTTATGCGATTCGGGAAGCCTGCAGAGATGTATTTGGCTCTAAATTTGAAATGAAAACACTCTATGACCTCATGCACAACTATGCTTGTGAGGAGGAGCACGAGGGAGAGGCATTTTTTGTTCACCGCAAAGGAGCAACAAGAGCGCTGCCGGCAGGGCACACAGATAATCCTGACCCGTTCTTGTCTACAGGACATCCTGCGCTCATTCCAGGATCCATGGGAACCTCTTCGTACATCATGGTAGGTGCTGACGAAGGGAAGAACAACTTCTATTCCATTTGTCATGGTGCAGGGCGCATCCGTTCTCGCAGCGCTACTAAGCGGCTAGTCACATTGAAAGAGTTCTCTAGCGTACTTAGAGTCGGCGAAGACGATGAAATTGTCGTGAACCAGAAGTCCCTGGAAAGCATGATTGATGAATCGCCTCAAGCCTATAAGGATGTAGACCAAATCATTGAAAGTGTCGTTGGTGCAGGTCTTGCCCGCGTTGTAGCCAAATGCAAACCTATGGCGGCTGTAAAAGGGATCTAG
- a CDS encoding HD-GYP domain-containing protein, producing MDNSDQSRRLLMSFYSIHQDKLNNNIVQVGFIFLMLSLAWNYAFRILNVSLSRADVGALLLCTGVCLVTYVLIKFSKLPVVVLKHITLWFVCFVVVSLYFGSGYREAWSFFLLIPIVSALYGDIISLTVYSILGLISMVALDYYFPLVPRSTFDIIDLSNRVLLYIILATFSHILYKKLLGLYVNLVSIVTKSADESLEQVVKTFIVSVEAKDTYTFGHSERVSEYAVELARKLPEYQNNPKKLHTLKMMGLLHDIGKINIPESILTKPSRLTDMEYEIIKTHTVVGAKMVEKISLLGRLKDGVLYHHERWDGLGYPSGMKGEEIPLEARILAIADAFDAMTSNRAYRDAMAPSQAFRRLLEGRGTCYDPRLIDILTPHQFSWISICKQSNSEVSEFETLMTLQ from the coding sequence ATGGATAATTCCGATCAAAGCAGACGTCTTCTGATGTCCTTTTACAGCATTCATCAAGACAAACTGAATAACAATATCGTACAGGTCGGTTTTATATTCCTAATGCTAAGCTTGGCTTGGAATTATGCCTTCCGAATTCTGAATGTTTCCTTATCCAGAGCGGATGTTGGAGCTTTATTGCTATGCACGGGTGTGTGTTTGGTCACTTATGTATTGATCAAATTTTCCAAGCTGCCAGTGGTGGTGCTGAAGCATATTACGCTGTGGTTTGTCTGTTTTGTTGTCGTTTCTTTATATTTTGGTTCAGGGTATAGGGAAGCATGGAGCTTTTTTCTCCTGATACCGATCGTATCTGCACTCTATGGCGATATAATTTCGCTGACGGTGTATTCGATTCTCGGACTCATCAGCATGGTTGCACTTGACTATTATTTTCCTCTGGTTCCCCGATCCACGTTCGACATCATCGATTTATCCAATCGTGTTCTTCTTTATATTATTTTGGCGACGTTTAGTCACATTTTGTATAAGAAGCTTCTAGGTCTTTATGTAAATCTAGTATCTATCGTTACAAAATCAGCGGATGAATCTCTTGAGCAAGTCGTGAAGACTTTTATTGTTTCGGTTGAGGCCAAAGATACGTATACGTTCGGTCATAGCGAGAGAGTCAGTGAGTATGCGGTAGAGCTTGCACGAAAATTGCCCGAATACCAGAATAATCCTAAAAAGCTGCATACGCTGAAAATGATGGGCTTACTCCACGACATTGGAAAAATTAACATTCCGGAGTCTATCCTCACCAAGCCTTCCAGACTTACGGATATGGAATACGAGATCATTAAGACACATACTGTTGTAGGAGCTAAAATGGTGGAGAAAATCTCCCTCTTAGGCCGATTAAAGGACGGGGTCTTGTATCATCATGAGAGGTGGGACGGGCTAGGGTACCCTAGCGGTATGAAAGGGGAAGAGATTCCGCTCGAAGCCAGAATTCTAGCGATAGCGGATGCATTTGATGCCATGACCTCCAATCGAGCTTACCGTGATGCGATGGCTCCGAGCCAAGCGTTCAGGCGCTTGTTGGAGGGGCGGGGGACCTGCTACGATCCCAGGCTCATCGATATCCTGACACCGCATCAGTTTTCGTGGATTAGCATTTGCAAGCAATCCAATAGTGAGGTCAGCGAGTTTGAAACGTTGATGACGCTGCAGTGA
- a CDS encoding SpoVR family protein translates to MSTSEIRQLEYAIDEITEIAKGFGLDFYPMRYEICPAEIIYTIGAYGMPTRYSHWSFGKNFHRMKTQYDLGLSKIYELVINSDPCYAFLLDGNSLIQNKLIVAHVLAHCDFFKNNMRFSKTNRNMVESMSATAERIRQYEIEHGTDQVEQFIDAVLAIQEHIDPVLTLTYRQSRSKQEGKANAPSVRKESKFGYEDLWELDDREKPKSEEKEEAKRFPPSPEKDILLFIEEHAPYMEDWQRDILTMLRDEMLYFWPQLETKIMNEGWASYWHQRILRELDLTEEETIEYSKLNSSVVVPSRNSLNPYYLGVKIFEDIEKRWDNPTEEEIRKLGRKPGEGRRKMFEVREYESDTSFIRNYLHKSLTEELDLYVFEKKGPEWKITDKTWENIRDQLVYSRVNGGFPYIVVEDGDYQRSGELYLKHCYEGIELDLKYVERTLPYIFKLWSKPVHMHTVVEEKPVLFSFDGKKHHRRFL, encoded by the coding sequence ATGAGTACTTCCGAAATCCGCCAGCTTGAGTACGCGATCGACGAAATCACCGAAATCGCCAAAGGCTTCGGCTTGGATTTTTATCCCATGCGCTATGAGATCTGTCCTGCTGAAATTATTTACACCATCGGAGCCTACGGGATGCCTACCCGCTACAGCCATTGGAGCTTTGGTAAAAATTTCCACAGAATGAAAACCCAATATGACCTGGGTTTGAGTAAAATTTATGAGCTCGTCATTAACTCCGACCCTTGCTATGCCTTTCTACTTGACGGTAATTCCCTGATTCAAAACAAGCTGATCGTCGCTCACGTGCTGGCGCACTGCGACTTTTTCAAGAACAATATGCGTTTCTCCAAAACGAACCGCAATATGGTCGAGAGCATGTCCGCCACTGCCGAACGGATCCGCCAATACGAAATCGAGCACGGAACAGATCAAGTCGAGCAGTTCATCGACGCAGTTCTCGCCATTCAGGAGCATATCGACCCTGTGCTGACTCTTACATACCGTCAATCCCGCAGCAAGCAGGAAGGCAAAGCCAACGCACCTTCCGTACGTAAGGAAAGCAAGTTCGGCTATGAAGACCTCTGGGAGCTGGATGACAGAGAGAAGCCGAAATCAGAAGAAAAGGAAGAAGCCAAACGCTTCCCGCCCTCTCCTGAGAAGGACATTCTTCTGTTCATCGAGGAGCACGCTCCTTATATGGAGGATTGGCAGCGCGACATCCTGACCATGCTGCGGGATGAGATGCTCTACTTCTGGCCGCAGCTGGAGACGAAGATCATGAACGAAGGCTGGGCTTCGTACTGGCACCAACGCATCCTCCGCGAGCTGGATCTAACCGAAGAAGAAACCATCGAGTACTCCAAGCTCAACTCCTCCGTTGTCGTGCCGTCGCGCAATAGTCTGAACCCTTACTACTTAGGCGTAAAAATCTTTGAAGATATCGAAAAACGTTGGGATAACCCGACCGAGGAAGAAATCCGCAAGCTGGGCCGCAAGCCGGGAGAAGGTCGCCGCAAAATGTTTGAAGTACGCGAGTACGAGTCGGATACGTCCTTTATCCGCAATTATTTGCATAAATCTCTGACCGAAGAGCTGGATCTGTACGTGTTTGAGAAGAAGGGTCCCGAATGGAAAATTACCGATAAGACCTGGGAAAACATCCGCGACCAGTTAGTGTACTCCCGCGTGAACGGAGGCTTCCCCTATATCGTCGTCGAGGATGGGGATTACCAGCGGAGCGGCGAGCTTTACTTGAAGCATTGCTACGAGGGGATCGAGCTGGATCTCAAATATGTGGAGCGCACGCTCCCTTACATCTTTAAGCTCTGGAGCAAGCCGGTTCACATGCATACCGTTGTCGAGGAGAAACCGGTGCTGTTCTCGTTTGATGGGAAGAAGCATCACCGGCGGTTTTTGTAA